A portion of the Luxibacter massiliensis genome contains these proteins:
- a CDS encoding helix-turn-helix domain-containing protein encodes MEYLSISQTAEKWGLSKRRVQVLCSENRIPGVMRVGSYWAIPADAEKPKDARIRSGKYVKNTKNK; translated from the coding sequence ATGGAATATCTTTCAATCAGTCAAACAGCTGAAAAATGGGGACTGTCGAAACGACGAGTGCAGGTACTTTGCTCTGAAAATAGAATTCCTGGAGTAATGCGTGTTGGCAGTTATTGGGCAATTCCGGCAGATGCTGAGAAGCCAAAGGATGCAAGAATCCGTAGTGGAAAATATGTAAAGAACACAAAAAACAAATAA